A region of Dictyoglomus sp. NZ13-RE01 DNA encodes the following proteins:
- a CDS encoding methyltransferase has product MRRRIRVNTSKILTNCKKSPPIYNFLYFITYILDENVFIGYHYKNVFIRGNFMNKWINRIYENYPKRFSFPILTYPILKILGYNVAQMLTDSEIHYLCLMKIMEKFDVYGVATAMDLSVEAEEFGCSIDFEEEEVPKVKKPLISSLEDIKYIKVSEVGRKRTKIVLETLERVLKENPRIPVFGSMIGPFSLSIRLYDINEIMVNLIEEPEKVHELLEKTFEFLLSYGKEMKRLGAKGVLIAEPAAGLLSPKFCDEFSSSYIKRITDNLQDEHFIVILHNCGNTQKLVDSMVSTGSKILHFGNAVDLKKDIIGKVPENIIVMGNLDPVNVFMKGEVKEIYNKTINLLEELKDYKNFVISSGCDIPYRTPLENIEAFFSAVKDYNEKL; this is encoded by the coding sequence GTGAGAAGAAGAATTAGGGTTAATACAAGTAAAATCTTAACAAATTGCAAAAAATCACCTCCTATTTACAATTTTTTATATTTTATCACATACATACTTGATGAAAATGTTTTTATAGGTTATCATTATAAAAACGTTTTTATAAGGGGGAATTTTATGAATAAGTGGATCAATAGAATTTATGAAAACTATCCCAAAAGATTTTCTTTCCCAATTCTTACATATCCTATTTTAAAAATCCTTGGTTATAATGTGGCTCAAATGCTTACAGATTCAGAGATACATTATCTTTGTTTAATGAAGATAATGGAGAAGTTTGATGTGTATGGAGTTGCAACTGCAATGGACCTTTCTGTAGAGGCGGAAGAATTCGGATGTAGTATAGATTTTGAAGAGGAAGAGGTACCAAAGGTTAAAAAACCATTAATTAGTAGTTTAGAAGATATAAAATACATTAAGGTTTCTGAAGTTGGCAGAAAAAGAACTAAAATTGTTCTTGAAACCTTAGAAAGGGTTTTAAAAGAAAATCCAAGAATTCCTGTTTTTGGAAGCATGATAGGTCCCTTTTCTTTATCCATAAGGTTATATGATATTAATGAAATAATGGTAAACCTTATTGAAGAGCCAGAAAAAGTCCACGAACTTCTTGAAAAAACTTTTGAGTTTTTACTCTCATATGGAAAAGAGATGAAGAGGTTGGGAGCAAAAGGAGTATTGATAGCAGAACCGGCAGCAGGTCTTTTATCTCCTAAGTTTTGTGATGAGTTTTCTTCAAGCTATATTAAAAGAATAACTGATAATTTGCAGGATGAACATTTTATTGTAATACTTCATAATTGTGGAAATACTCAGAAACTTGTAGATTCTATGGTATCTACAGGTAGTAAAATACTTCATTTTGGAAATGCGGTAGATTTGAAAAAGGATATAATAGGAAAGGTTCCTGAAAATATTATTGTTATGGGCAATTTAGATCCTGTTAATGTATTTATGAAAGGAGAAGTAAAAGAGATTTATAATAAAACTATTAATCTCTTAGAAGAATTGAAGGATTATAAAAATTTTGTGATATCTTCAGGTTGTGATATTCCTTATAGAACTCCTTTAGAAAATATTGAGGCTTTCTTCTCTGCAGTCAAAGATTACAATGAAAAATTATAA
- a CDS encoding 2Fe-2S ferredoxin — protein MKNYKVFYKDKVFISDERNLLKIFQKEKVKISAPCGGKGLCGKCKVKIEKGNVSPLTEVEKSFLREYEIKNNVRLACQVFIEDEVYVAPLEDERNINILTNFLLEAYYPINPEVKVKAFKLEKPDLTNQTSYHDRLLSYFDNKYKIANIFLIRKIPDYFKNNNFLGNVIVYKDEIIDIREESFNDPLGLAIDLGTTTIVMKILSLSNGREIWNTSFRNPLNVFGADVISLIGYTMENERGIDTLNYTLVSEIKERLKNFQRLSDIYEIALSGNPTMTHIFIGVNPESISFSPYIPVFTSSLTFDALSLNFHNINPFSKIYTFPLISGYVGGDILAGILAIQLWREDGNVIFIDMGTNGEIVLKSGDIIYSCATACGPAFEGGNISMGMNAEEGAIDHVWVDEGKLRFSTIGESRERGMCGTGLIDVVAKGLELGLIDNTGKIKGGEIELGNVKILQKDIREFQLAKSAIRSGIEILLREAGIKVEDVDKIFLAGAFGSFINIENTIKVGLIPKIERRKVIPVGNSSLKGAELVLLNKHYKKIAELLSKRVKYTELSSRKDFQDLFVEFMYF, from the coding sequence ATGAAAAATTATAAAGTATTTTATAAGGATAAAGTGTTTATAAGTGATGAGAGAAATTTATTAAAAATCTTTCAAAAAGAGAAAGTTAAAATTTCTGCGCCCTGCGGAGGGAAAGGTTTATGTGGTAAGTGCAAAGTAAAGATAGAGAAAGGTAATGTTTCTCCTCTTACAGAAGTAGAAAAATCCTTTTTAAGAGAGTATGAGATAAAAAATAATGTGCGTCTTGCATGTCAGGTTTTTATAGAGGATGAAGTTTATGTTGCCCCTTTAGAGGATGAGAGAAATATAAATATCCTTACTAATTTTTTATTGGAAGCTTATTATCCTATTAACCCTGAGGTTAAGGTTAAAGCTTTTAAATTAGAAAAGCCTGATCTTACTAATCAAACTTCTTATCATGATAGACTTCTTTCTTACTTTGATAATAAATACAAAATTGCTAATATCTTTTTGATAAGAAAGATTCCTGATTATTTTAAAAATAATAATTTTTTAGGGAACGTCATAGTTTATAAGGATGAGATCATTGATATAAGAGAAGAAAGCTTTAATGATCCTTTGGGGCTTGCCATAGATCTTGGCACAACCACTATTGTTATGAAAATATTAAGTTTATCTAATGGGAGAGAGATCTGGAATACCTCCTTTAGAAATCCCTTGAATGTTTTTGGGGCGGATGTTATTTCCCTTATTGGGTATACTATGGAGAATGAGAGAGGAATAGATACACTAAATTATACTCTTGTTTCTGAGATTAAGGAGAGACTCAAAAACTTTCAGAGATTATCGGATATATATGAGATTGCTTTATCTGGAAATCCTACTATGACACACATTTTCATTGGTGTAAATCCAGAATCCATATCTTTTTCTCCTTACATTCCTGTGTTTACATCTTCTCTAACCTTTGATGCCCTTTCTCTTAATTTTCATAATATAAATCCTTTTTCTAAAATATATACCTTCCCTCTTATATCTGGATATGTTGGGGGAGATATTTTGGCTGGTATATTGGCTATTCAGCTTTGGAGGGAGGATGGAAATGTTATTTTTATAGATATGGGAACAAATGGGGAGATTGTTTTAAAAAGTGGTGATATTATTTATTCTTGCGCTACTGCATGTGGACCTGCTTTTGAAGGGGGAAATATTAGTATGGGAATGAATGCAGAAGAGGGAGCTATTGATCATGTTTGGGTTGATGAAGGAAAGTTACGGTTTAGTACTATAGGTGAAAGTAGGGAAAGGGGAATGTGTGGGACAGGATTAATAGACGTGGTAGCAAAAGGCTTGGAACTTGGGCTTATTGATAATACAGGAAAAATCAAAGGCGGAGAAATAGAGCTTGGAAATGTGAAGATTTTGCAAAAGGATATTAGAGAATTTCAGTTGGCAAAGTCCGCTATAAGGTCTGGTATTGAAATATTATTAAGGGAGGCAGGTATAAAAGTAGAAGATGTGGATAAGATTTTTCTTGCAGGTGCCTTTGGGAGCTTTATAAATATTGAGAATACCATTAAGGTGGGTTTAATCCCTAAGATAGAAAGGAGAAAGGTAATTCCAGTTGGAAATTCATCCTTAAAGGGAGCAGAACTTGTACTTTTAAATAAGCATTATAAAAAAATTGCAGAACTCTTATCTAAAAGGGTTAAATATACTGAGCTTTCATCTCGTAAAGACTTTCAGGACCTCTTTGTAGAGTTCATGTATTTTTAG